The following coding sequences lie in one Flavobacterium sediminis genomic window:
- a CDS encoding 3-hydroxyacyl-CoA dehydrogenase/enoyl-CoA hydratase family protein produces the protein MKRNIKKVAVIGSGIMGSGIACHFANIGVEVLLLDIVPRELTEAEQKKGLTLESKAVRNRIVNEHLTNALKSKPSPIYHQSFADRITTGNTTDDMAKIADVDWIIEVVVERLDIKKLVFEQVEKYRKPGTLITSNTSGIPIHFMSEGRSEDFQQHFCGTHFFNPARYLKLFEIIPGPKTSQEVLDFLNGYGEKFLGKTSVVAKDTPAFIGNRIGIYGIMSLFHQVKEMGLTIEEVDKLTGPVIGRPKSATFRTVDVVGLDTLVHVANGIYDNCPNDEAHELFKLPDFINTMMENKWLGSKTKQGFYKKEGKDILSLDLDTLEYRPSKKASFATLDLTKAIDKPIKRFKVLVGGKDKAGEFYRKNFSGLFTYCSNRVPEITEDFYKIDDAMKAGFGWENGPFEIWDAIGVEKGIEMMKAEGYEPAAWVTEMLATGTTSFYSVKDGATYYYSISSKKAEKVPGQDAFIILNNIRESKKVWNNSESIITDLGDGILNLEFTSKMNSIGAGVLQGINKAIDMAEKGYNGLVIGNQDANFSVGANLAMIFMMAVEQEYDELNMAIKMFQDTMMRCRYSAIPVIAAPHGMTLGGGCELTMHSDRAVAAAETYIGLVEFGVGVIPGGGGSKEMALRASDTFRKNDVELNVLQEYFLTVGMAKVATSAYEGFDTGVLLKGRDIVVVNKDRQIATAKQIALQMAEQGYTQPVHRKDIKVLGKQALGMFLVGTDSMEAGKYISEHDRKIANKLAYVMAGGDLSEPTLVTEQYLLDLEREAFLSLTGERKTLERIQYMLTKGKPLRN, from the coding sequence ATGAAACGTAACATCAAAAAAGTTGCTGTTATAGGTTCGGGAATTATGGGGAGCGGTATCGCTTGCCATTTTGCCAACATAGGTGTCGAAGTATTACTTTTAGACATTGTTCCGAGAGAGCTAACAGAAGCTGAACAAAAAAAAGGTCTTACCCTAGAAAGTAAAGCCGTAAGAAACAGAATTGTCAACGAGCATTTAACAAATGCTCTGAAATCAAAACCTTCTCCTATTTATCACCAAAGTTTTGCCGATAGAATTACCACCGGAAACACTACGGATGATATGGCAAAAATAGCTGATGTTGATTGGATCATTGAGGTTGTTGTAGAGCGACTTGATATCAAGAAATTAGTTTTTGAACAAGTAGAAAAATATAGAAAACCGGGCACATTGATTACCTCAAATACTTCCGGTATTCCGATTCACTTTATGAGCGAAGGAAGAAGTGAAGATTTCCAACAGCACTTCTGCGGAACACACTTCTTTAATCCGGCTCGTTACTTAAAATTATTTGAAATTATTCCGGGACCGAAAACGTCACAAGAAGTATTGGATTTCTTAAACGGATACGGTGAAAAATTCTTAGGCAAAACTTCTGTTGTAGCTAAAGATACTCCGGCATTCATCGGAAACCGTATCGGTATCTATGGAATTATGAGCCTTTTCCACCAAGTTAAAGAAATGGGCTTAACCATTGAAGAAGTAGATAAACTAACAGGTCCGGTTATCGGTCGTCCCAAATCAGCTACTTTCCGTACAGTCGATGTTGTTGGTTTAGACACATTAGTTCATGTAGCTAACGGAATTTATGACAACTGTCCTAACGACGAAGCTCACGAATTATTTAAACTTCCTGATTTCATCAATACCATGATGGAAAACAAATGGTTAGGAAGCAAAACAAAACAAGGTTTTTACAAAAAAGAAGGAAAAGACATCCTTTCATTAGATTTAGATACTTTAGAATACCGCCCAAGCAAAAAAGCTTCTTTCGCTACATTAGATCTAACTAAAGCAATTGACAAGCCTATTAAACGTTTTAAAGTTTTAGTAGGGGGAAAAGATAAAGCAGGAGAATTCTATCGCAAAAACTTCTCTGGTTTATTTACTTACTGTTCTAATAGAGTTCCTGAGATCACAGAAGATTTCTACAAAATTGATGATGCTATGAAAGCCGGATTCGGATGGGAAAACGGACCATTTGAAATTTGGGATGCTATCGGTGTAGAGAAAGGAATTGAAATGATGAAAGCTGAAGGATACGAACCGGCTGCTTGGGTAACAGAAATGTTAGCTACCGGAACTACTTCTTTCTATTCAGTTAAAGACGGAGCTACTTACTACTACTCTATCTCTTCTAAAAAGGCAGAAAAAGTTCCCGGACAAGATGCTTTCATTATCTTAAATAACATCCGTGAAAGTAAAAAAGTCTGGAATAACAGTGAAAGTATCATTACGGACTTAGGAGACGGAATCTTAAACTTAGAATTTACATCCAAAATGAATTCCATTGGTGCCGGTGTACTTCAAGGCATCAACAAAGCTATCGATATGGCTGAAAAAGGCTATAACGGATTAGTGATCGGTAACCAGGATGCTAATTTCTCTGTAGGTGCTAATTTAGCCATGATCTTCATGATGGCAGTGGAACAAGAATATGATGAGTTGAATATGGCGATCAAAATGTTCCAGGATACTATGATGCGATGCCGTTATTCTGCCATCCCGGTTATTGCCGCGCCACATGGTATGACATTAGGTGGCGGTTGCGAGCTGACTATGCATTCTGACAGAGCTGTTGCTGCTGCAGAAACCTATATCGGTTTAGTTGAATTTGGTGTAGGTGTGATCCCTGGCGGAGGTGGTTCAAAAGAAATGGCTTTAAGAGCTTCTGATACTTTCCGTAAAAATGATGTTGAATTGAATGTTTTACAAGAATATTTCTTAACCGTAGGTATGGCCAAAGTAGCAACTTCTGCTTACGAAGGTTTTGATACCGGAGTTTTATTGAAAGGACGAGACATAGTTGTGGTTAATAAAGACCGTCAGATTGCTACAGCTAAACAGATTGCTTTACAAATGGCAGAACAAGGTTATACACAACCTGTTCATCGCAAAGATATCAAAGTATTAGGTAAACAAGCTTTAGGTATGTTCTTAGTAGGAACTGACAGTATGGAAGCCGGAAAATACATTTCTGAGCATGACAGGAAAATCGCTAACAAATTAGCTTATGTAATGGCCGGAGGCGATCTGTCAGAACCAACATTAGTAACAGAACAATATTTATTAGACTTAGAACGTGAAGCTTTCTTAAGTTTAACAGGAGAACGCAAAACGCTTGAGAGAATCCAATACATGTTAACTAAAGGTAAACCATTAAGAAATTAA
- a CDS encoding DUF4382 domain-containing protein, with protein sequence MKKLFLFVSVATTLLFISCNDNDSQAQSYSYNVKMTDAPAPYDAVYIDVQGVEVKTSDGATYDLETEAQVYNLLELSNGVTVEIASDEIQSAYVTQIRLILGENNSIVVNGQTYPLSTPSAQQSGLKLLVNQELDANVQNTILIDFDAHSSIVVEGNGSYSLKPVLREVNVQITGSVSGSISTTGINATVTAISATGEEFTTIVDENSEFQLLGLAPGTYTISITPEAPLTSLTIQNIEVMANTETNLEALILP encoded by the coding sequence ATGAAAAAGTTATTTTTATTTGTAAGCGTAGCAACAACACTATTATTCATTTCTTGTAATGATAATGACTCACAAGCACAATCGTATAGTTATAATGTAAAAATGACCGATGCTCCTGCTCCTTATGATGCAGTATATATTGATGTTCAGGGAGTAGAAGTTAAAACTTCAGACGGAGCAACTTATGACTTAGAAACTGAAGCACAGGTTTACAATTTGTTAGAACTTTCAAATGGTGTTACTGTTGAAATTGCATCTGACGAAATACAAAGTGCCTATGTCACACAAATTCGATTAATTTTAGGAGAAAACAACAGCATTGTTGTCAACGGACAAACCTATCCACTAAGTACTCCCAGTGCTCAACAATCAGGTTTGAAATTGTTGGTCAATCAAGAATTGGACGCTAATGTTCAGAATACTATTCTAATTGATTTTGATGCACACAGTTCAATTGTCGTTGAAGGAAACGGTTCTTACTCTCTAAAACCGGTTTTACGCGAGGTCAATGTACAGATTACCGGTTCCGTAAGCGGATCCATTTCTACAACCGGAATCAATGCTACTGTTACTGCAATTTCCGCAACAGGAGAAGAATTCACAACAATTGTTGACGAAAACAGTGAATTTCAACTATTAGGATTAGCACCCGGAACTTATACAATTAGTATCACTCCAGAAGCGCCTTTGACATCTTTAACAATTCAAAATATTGAGGTCATGGCTAACACAGAAACCAATTTAGAGGCACTAATTTTACCATAA
- a CDS encoding acyl-CoA dehydrogenase family protein, whose protein sequence is MADILRGGQFLVKETKCDAIFTPEDFSEEQIMMRDSVKEFVDKELWANKERFEKKDYAFTEECMRKAGELGFLSVAVPEAYGGMGMGFVNTVLVCDYISGATGSFSTAFGAHTGIGTMPITLYGTEEQKQKYVPKLASGEWFGAYCLTEPGAGSDANSGKTKAVLSEDGTHYKITGGKMWISNAGFCNLFIVFARIEDDKNITGFIVENDPSNGISLGDEEHKLGIRSSSTRQVFFNETKVPVENMLAGRGEGFKIAMNALNVGRIKLGAACLDAQRRNITESVKYANERIQFKTPISSFGAIQAKLAEMATSAYAGESATYRAAADIQKRIEIRQEEGNTHQEAELKGVEEFAIECSILKVAVSEDIQNCSDEGIQIFGGMGFSEDTPMESAWRDARIARIYEGTNEINRMLSVGMLIKKAMKGHVDLLGPAMAVAEELMGIPSFDTPDYTELFAEEKEMIAKLKKSFLMVAGAAVQKFGQELDKHQQLLMAAADMLIEIYMAESTILRTEKLVKKVGEEKAQEQIAMAQLYLYNAVDIITKRGKEGIVSFAEGDEQRMMLMGLRRFTKYVNMPNVVALRDKIAAKLISENQYCY, encoded by the coding sequence ATGGCTGATATTCTAAGAGGAGGTCAATTCCTAGTAAAAGAAACAAAGTGTGATGCTATTTTCACACCAGAAGATTTCTCGGAAGAGCAAATCATGATGCGCGATTCTGTAAAAGAATTCGTGGACAAAGAACTATGGGCAAACAAAGAGCGTTTTGAGAAAAAAGATTACGCTTTTACTGAAGAGTGTATGCGTAAAGCGGGCGAACTTGGATTCTTAAGCGTTGCTGTTCCTGAAGCTTACGGCGGAATGGGAATGGGATTTGTAAATACCGTATTAGTATGTGATTACATCTCAGGAGCAACAGGTTCATTCTCTACCGCTTTCGGAGCCCATACTGGTATCGGTACAATGCCGATTACTTTATACGGTACAGAAGAACAAAAACAAAAATACGTTCCGAAATTAGCTTCCGGTGAGTGGTTTGGTGCTTACTGTTTAACAGAGCCGGGTGCCGGTTCTGATGCTAATTCCGGAAAAACTAAAGCTGTTTTGTCAGAAGACGGAACACATTACAAAATTACCGGAGGTAAAATGTGGATCTCTAATGCCGGGTTCTGTAATTTATTTATCGTTTTTGCACGTATTGAAGACGATAAGAACATTACCGGTTTTATTGTTGAGAACGATCCTTCAAACGGAATTTCTTTGGGTGATGAAGAACACAAATTAGGTATTCGCTCTTCTTCTACCCGTCAGGTTTTCTTCAACGAAACTAAAGTTCCGGTTGAAAACATGTTAGCAGGTCGCGGTGAAGGTTTCAAAATTGCTATGAATGCCTTAAACGTTGGTCGTATTAAACTTGGAGCGGCTTGTTTAGATGCTCAAAGAAGAAACATTACAGAATCTGTAAAATATGCCAATGAAAGAATTCAGTTTAAAACACCTATTTCTAGTTTTGGTGCTATTCAGGCGAAATTAGCTGAAATGGCAACTTCTGCTTATGCCGGAGAAAGTGCAACCTATCGTGCTGCTGCCGACATTCAGAAACGTATTGAAATTCGTCAAGAAGAAGGAAATACACATCAGGAAGCTGAACTAAAGGGTGTTGAAGAATTTGCTATAGAATGTTCTATCTTAAAAGTAGCAGTTTCTGAAGATATCCAAAACTGTTCTGACGAAGGTATTCAGATCTTCGGTGGTATGGGATTCTCTGAAGACACTCCAATGGAAAGTGCTTGGAGAGATGCTCGTATTGCTCGTATCTATGAAGGTACAAACGAGATCAACCGTATGCTTTCTGTAGGTATGTTGATCAAAAAAGCAATGAAAGGTCACGTTGATTTACTAGGTCCGGCTATGGCTGTTGCCGAAGAATTAATGGGAATCCCTTCATTCGATACTCCGGATTACACCGAACTTTTTGCAGAAGAAAAAGAAATGATCGCAAAATTGAAAAAATCATTCTTAATGGTTGCCGGTGCGGCAGTTCAAAAATTCGGACAAGAATTAGACAAACACCAACAGTTATTAATGGCTGCTGCTGATATGCTAATTGAAATTTACATGGCAGAAAGCACAATTTTAAGAACTGAAAAATTAGTTAAAAAAGTAGGCGAAGAGAAAGCTCAGGAACAAATTGCAATGGCTCAATTGTATTTATACAATGCTGTAGATATCATTACTAAAAGAGGAAAAGAAGGAATCGTTTCTTTTGCAGAAGGTGATGAACAACGCATGATGTTAATGGGATTACGCCGTTTTACAAAATATGTAAACATGCCAAATGTGGTAGCGTTACGAGACAAAATTGCTGCTAAATTAATTTCAGAAAACCAATACTGTTATTAA
- a CDS encoding acetyl-CoA C-acyltransferase — protein sequence MKTAYIVKAYRTAVGKAPKGVFRFKRPDELAAETIEHMMSELPNFDKTRIDDVIVGNAMPEAEQGLNVGRLISLMGLKIEDVPGVTVNRYCASGSETIAMATAKIQSGMADCIIAGGAESMSYIPMGGYKPTPDYKVAAQGHEDYYWGMGLTAEAVANQFNVSREDQDEFAYNSHMKALKAQADGKFDKQIVPITVEHTFVNEKGKKETNSYTVSKDEGPRAGTSIEALAKLRPVFAADGSVTAGNSSQMSDGAAFVLIMSEEMVKELNLEPIARLVNYAAAGVEPRIMGIGPVKAIPKALKQAGLKQSDIELIELNEAFASQSLAVIRELDLNPEIINVNGGAIALGHPLGCTGAKLAVQLFDEMRLRNNKYGMVTMCVGTGQGAAAIYEFLK from the coding sequence ATGAAAACAGCATATATAGTAAAAGCATATAGAACAGCAGTGGGAAAAGCCCCAAAAGGAGTCTTCCGCTTTAAAAGACCGGATGAATTGGCTGCTGAAACTATTGAGCACATGATGAGCGAGTTACCGAATTTTGATAAAACTCGTATTGATGACGTGATTGTAGGTAATGCAATGCCGGAAGCAGAACAAGGCTTGAATGTAGGTCGTTTAATTTCATTAATGGGATTAAAAATTGAAGACGTTCCGGGGGTAACAGTTAACAGATACTGTGCTTCAGGTTCTGAAACTATCGCTATGGCTACTGCTAAGATCCAATCTGGAATGGCAGATTGTATCATTGCCGGAGGAGCTGAAAGTATGAGTTACATTCCGATGGGAGGTTACAAACCTACCCCGGATTATAAAGTAGCGGCTCAGGGACACGAAGATTATTACTGGGGAATGGGGTTAACGGCTGAAGCAGTTGCTAATCAATTCAACGTTTCTCGTGAAGACCAAGATGAATTTGCTTATAATTCACATATGAAAGCCTTAAAAGCACAGGCTGATGGTAAATTTGACAAACAAATTGTTCCGATTACCGTTGAGCATACTTTTGTAAATGAAAAAGGAAAAAAAGAAACTAATTCTTATACCGTTTCAAAAGATGAAGGACCAAGAGCAGGAACTTCTATTGAAGCATTGGCCAAACTTCGTCCTGTTTTTGCTGCTGACGGTAGCGTAACAGCGGGGAACTCCTCTCAAATGAGTGACGGTGCCGCTTTTGTACTGATCATGAGTGAGGAAATGGTAAAAGAATTGAACCTTGAACCAATTGCCCGTTTAGTAAACTATGCCGCTGCCGGAGTTGAACCAAGAATTATGGGTATCGGACCGGTAAAAGCTATTCCGAAAGCATTAAAACAAGCCGGATTAAAACAATCTGACATTGAATTAATCGAATTGAACGAGGCATTCGCTTCTCAATCCTTAGCCGTAATTCGCGAATTAGATCTGAATCCTGAAATTATCAATGTAAACGGAGGAGCTATTGCTTTAGGCCATCCGCTAGGTTGTACAGGAGCAAAACTTGCAGTTCAATTATTTGATGAAATGCGCTTACGCAACAACAAATACGGAATGGTTACAATGTGTGTAGGTACCGGACAAGGTGCTGCTGCAATCTATGAATTTTTAAAATAA
- a CDS encoding AMP-dependent synthetase/ligase, whose protein sequence is MNKITRIFDFPYYQLEKYNLNDAFVTKVAGNWIKTSTAEYIEKANAISRALLDLGIKKGSKIALISSNNRTEWNIMDIGISQIGAVSVPIYPTISLEEFDYIFNHSEAELCFVSDEVLFQKLNSIKDKLPFVKDIYSFDAVQGCKNWEELVNLGKNSSNQDKVEEAKNNVSTKDLVTIIYTSGTTGKPKGVMLSHENLVSDALGSFKRVPLKLGKSRAMSFLPICHVFERVLTYIYQYSGIAIYYAESIDKIADNIKEVKPNVMTVVPRLLEKVYDKITEKGAELGGIKKALFFWSVKIGEQYEPYRKNGWLYELKLAIANKLVLSKWKEGLGGNLEIIVSGSAPLQHRLIRVFTASKMIVMEGYGLTETSPVIAVNDMRNGGFKIGTVGKPLDNIEVKIAADGEILCKGPIVMMGYYKDEAKTAEMIKDGYFHTEDIGEIDSEGFLKITDRKKEMFKTSGGKYVAPQVLENDFKQSRFIEQIMVIGEGQKMPAAFIQLDFEFVKNWAERKQIQIGNTNAEIAQNPQVIARVQKVLDSINPKFGKWEQIKKFELTPDIWTIEGGQLTPTLKLKRKQILAQYKELYDKIYSN, encoded by the coding sequence AAAAGTACAATCTTAATGATGCTTTTGTAACTAAAGTAGCCGGAAACTGGATTAAAACTTCCACTGCTGAATATATAGAAAAGGCTAATGCTATTTCCAGAGCCTTACTGGATTTAGGGATAAAAAAAGGAAGTAAAATTGCTTTAATTTCATCTAATAACAGAACCGAATGGAACATTATGGACATCGGGATCTCACAGATCGGTGCTGTTTCCGTACCTATCTACCCAACTATTTCTTTAGAAGAATTTGACTATATTTTTAACCACTCAGAAGCCGAATTGTGTTTCGTTTCCGATGAAGTTTTATTCCAGAAACTAAATTCTATTAAGGATAAGCTTCCATTTGTAAAAGATATCTATTCTTTTGATGCAGTTCAGGGTTGTAAAAACTGGGAAGAGTTAGTCAACCTTGGTAAAAATTCATCCAATCAGGATAAAGTTGAAGAAGCAAAAAATAATGTTAGCACTAAAGATTTAGTCACCATTATTTATACATCCGGAACTACCGGAAAACCTAAAGGCGTAATGCTTTCCCACGAAAATTTAGTAAGTGATGCCTTAGGATCATTCAAAAGAGTTCCACTAAAATTAGGAAAAAGCAGAGCGATGAGCTTTTTACCCATTTGCCATGTCTTTGAACGGGTACTAACCTACATTTATCAATACTCCGGAATTGCAATTTATTATGCCGAATCCATTGATAAAATAGCCGACAACATTAAGGAAGTAAAACCTAATGTAATGACTGTTGTTCCTAGATTGTTAGAAAAAGTATACGATAAGATCACCGAAAAAGGAGCAGAACTTGGCGGTATCAAAAAAGCATTGTTCTTTTGGTCAGTAAAAATTGGTGAACAATACGAACCTTACAGAAAAAACGGTTGGTTATATGAATTAAAATTAGCCATTGCCAATAAATTAGTCCTAAGCAAATGGAAAGAAGGATTAGGAGGCAATTTAGAAATTATCGTATCCGGAAGTGCTCCGTTGCAACACCGCTTGATCCGTGTTTTTACAGCTAGTAAAATGATCGTTATGGAAGGTTACGGATTAACTGAAACTTCTCCGGTTATTGCTGTAAATGATATGAGAAATGGTGGTTTCAAAATCGGAACGGTCGGAAAGCCACTGGATAACATTGAGGTAAAAATTGCTGCTGACGGTGAGATTCTTTGTAAAGGTCCAATAGTAATGATGGGATATTACAAAGATGAGGCTAAAACAGCAGAAATGATCAAAGACGGCTATTTTCATACCGAAGACATCGGGGAAATTGACTCTGAAGGCTTCTTAAAAATTACAGATCGTAAAAAAGAAATGTTCAAAACTTCCGGTGGAAAATATGTTGCTCCACAAGTTCTGGAAAATGATTTCAAACAATCCCGATTCATAGAGCAGATCATGGTAATTGGCGAAGGACAAAAAATGCCGGCAGCCTTTATACAACTCGATTTTGAATTTGTAAAAAACTGGGCAGAACGCAAACAAATTCAAATTGGTAATACCAATGCTGAAATTGCTCAAAATCCACAAGTAATAGCAAGAGTACAAAAAGTTTTAGATTCGATTAATCCTAAATTCGGAAAATGGGAACAAATCAAAAAATTTGAATTAACCCCTGACATCTGGACAATTGAAGGTGGTCAGCTTACCCCTACTCTGAAACTCAAACGAAAACAAATATTAGCACAATACAAAGAGTTATACGACAAAATCTACAGTAATTAA
- a CDS encoding MarR family winged helix-turn-helix transcriptional regulator yields the protein MKDKTIDYILRATWQAVARMYNEEANKYGASMATGFALLTIDKDNGSPSTALGPRMGMEATSLTRTLKSMEEKGLIYRKKNPSDGRGVLVHLTEEGKEKRELSKSTVLQFNEVIKAHVNEEQLQHFIEVAEVINELISEKKIFENKEDNK from the coding sequence ATGAAAGATAAAACAATAGATTATATATTAAGAGCCACTTGGCAAGCTGTAGCCCGAATGTATAATGAAGAAGCTAACAAATACGGAGCTTCTATGGCTACCGGTTTTGCTTTGTTGACTATAGATAAAGATAACGGTTCCCCTTCCACCGCATTAGGTCCGCGAATGGGAATGGAAGCTACCAGCTTAACTCGTACTTTAAAATCTATGGAAGAAAAAGGACTGATTTACAGAAAAAAAAATCCCAGTGACGGAAGAGGTGTTTTAGTACACTTAACAGAAGAAGGCAAGGAAAAAAGAGAACTGTCAAAATCAACCGTTCTACAATTTAATGAAGTTATTAAAGCTCATGTCAATGAAGAACAATTACAACATTTTATTGAAGTAGCCGAAGTAATCAATGAATTAATTTCGGAAAAGAAAATTTTTGAGAACAAAGAAGATAACAAATAA
- a CDS encoding AMP-dependent synthetase/ligase, translating to MNEITRLFDFPYYQLQKYNLQDALVTKYDGQWIKTSTQKYIDEANKLSRSLVRLGIQKNEKIAIISSTNRTEWNITDIGVLQTGAQTVPIYPTISAEDYEYILNHSESVYCFISDEEVFEKINSIKKNVSSLKEIYSYNEIPGCKNWNELLTLGEDVSNQEEVEKRKDSIVTTDLATIIYTSGTTGRPKGVMLTHQNIVSDVLMSAERVPFAPGNFKALSFLPICHIFERMILYLYQYFGVSVYFAESIDKISDNLKEIHPNVMTVVPRLLEKVYDKIYAKGAELTGIKKKLFFWATGLGIQYKPYEENGWWYEFQLKIARKLIFSKWQEALGGELKLLVSGSAALQPRLTKVFTAAGIPVMEGYGLTETSPVISVNDMRNKGFKVGTVGKVLNGVEVKIAEDGEILCKGPNVMTGYYKDEEKTNEALQNGYFHTGDIGEIDTEGFLKITDRKKEMFKTSGGKYVAPQILENTFKQSRFIEQIMVIGEGEKMPAAFIQPNFDFVKEWASRHQDLNIGTTNSEICKNDDVIKRFQEEVDHYNERFGNWEKVKKFELTPDIWSVEDGHLTPTMKLKRKIILEKYKDLYQKIYNPQ from the coding sequence ATGAACGAAATAACACGCTTGTTTGATTTTCCATATTACCAACTTCAAAAGTACAATTTACAAGATGCTTTGGTAACCAAATATGATGGACAATGGATAAAAACTTCTACTCAAAAATACATTGACGAAGCCAATAAACTTTCCCGGTCATTAGTACGGTTAGGAATCCAAAAAAATGAAAAAATAGCCATCATTTCATCGACTAACAGAACAGAATGGAATATTACGGATATAGGTGTGTTACAAACCGGGGCACAAACTGTTCCTATTTACCCTACTATTTCCGCGGAAGATTATGAATATATTTTAAACCACTCAGAATCGGTTTACTGTTTTATTTCCGACGAAGAAGTATTTGAAAAGATCAATTCCATTAAAAAGAATGTTTCTTCCTTAAAAGAAATCTATTCGTATAATGAAATTCCCGGTTGTAAGAATTGGAATGAACTTTTGACTTTAGGAGAAGACGTTAGCAATCAGGAAGAAGTTGAAAAACGGAAAGATTCGATCGTAACGACAGATTTAGCAACTATTATCTATACTTCAGGAACAACCGGACGCCCTAAAGGTGTAATGCTTACCCATCAGAATATCGTTTCTGACGTTCTTATGAGTGCAGAACGCGTGCCTTTTGCTCCCGGTAATTTTAAAGCATTGAGCTTTCTTCCTATCTGCCACATCTTTGAACGAATGATCCTCTATTTGTACCAATACTTTGGAGTTTCTGTTTACTTTGCTGAAAGCATCGATAAGATTTCCGATAACCTAAAAGAGATTCATCCGAATGTAATGACCGTTGTTCCGAGATTGTTAGAAAAAGTATACGATAAAATATATGCCAAAGGTGCTGAATTGACAGGTATTAAAAAGAAATTATTCTTCTGGGCTACCGGCTTAGGGATACAATACAAACCTTACGAAGAAAACGGTTGGTGGTATGAATTCCAGTTAAAAATTGCCCGAAAACTAATTTTCTCCAAGTGGCAAGAAGCTCTAGGCGGCGAATTGAAACTCTTAGTTTCCGGTAGTGCTGCTTTACAACCTCGTTTAACAAAGGTTTTCACCGCAGCCGGAATTCCGGTTATGGAAGGCTACGGATTAACCGAAACTTCACCCGTTATTTCAGTAAACGATATGCGAAACAAAGGTTTCAAAGTAGGAACTGTCGGCAAAGTATTAAATGGTGTTGAAGTAAAAATAGCAGAAGACGGTGAAATTCTTTGTAAAGGACCTAACGTTATGACAGGTTATTACAAAGACGAAGAAAAAACAAATGAGGCTTTACAAAACGGCTATTTTCATACTGGGGATATCGGAGAAATTGATACAGAAGGCTTTCTGAAGATAACAGATCGTAAAAAAGAAATGTTTAAAACTTCAGGCGGCAAATATGTTGCGCCTCAAATTCTGGAAAACACATTTAAACAGTCTCGTTTTATAGAACAAATCATGGTTATTGGAGAAGGCGAAAAAATGCCGGCGGCATTCATACAACCTAACTTTGATTTTGTCAAAGAATGGGCTTCCAGACATCAGGACTTAAACATCGGTACGACCAACAGTGAGATCTGTAAAAATGACGATGTCATAAAAAGATTTCAGGAAGAAGTAGATCATTATAATGAAAGATTCGGTAATTGGGAAAAAGTCAAGAAGTTTGAATTAACCCCTGATATCTGGTCAGTCGAAGACGGTCACCTGACACCTACTATGAAATTGAAACGTAAAATTATATTGGAAAAATATAAAGATTTATACCAAAAGATCTATAATCCCCAATAA